One Coffea arabica cultivar ET-39 chromosome 5c, Coffea Arabica ET-39 HiFi, whole genome shotgun sequence DNA window includes the following coding sequences:
- the LOC113690989 gene encoding xylulose 5-phosphate/phosphate translocator, chloroplastic: MLSLNLLPSSNVTFLKASSRFPINDSLLNQNLVNRRRQSRTNLLCPSLLLNKISDFSQIHGNPCRIPCSRFDFSKLSGHPFGISSKPTSQIVKSASGIPQEESPDGEIEVAKDNSKNLQLAIIFGLWYIQNIVFNVYNKKVLNVFSFPWLLASFQLLCGSIWMLILWAIRPNTCPKISKSFIVALLGPALFHTIGHISACVSFSKVAVSFTHVIKSAEPVFSVVFSSFLGDTYPLTVWLSILPIVFGCSLAAITEVSFNFGGLWGAMISNVGFVLRNIYSKRSLQNFKEVNGLNLYGWISIISFFYLFPVACFVEGSQWVAGYHKALEAVGNSSKFYLWVILSGVFYHLYNQSSYQALDDISPLTFSVGNTMKRVVVIIATVLVFRNPVRPLNALGSAIAIFGTFLYSQATAKKPKKEA; the protein is encoded by the coding sequence ATGCTCAGCCTGAATCTTCTTCCATCCTCAAATGTCACTTTCTTGAAAGCCAGCAGTAGATTTCCCATTAATGATTCACTTTTGAATCAAAATCTGGTGAACAGAAGACGCCAAAGTCGTACTAATCTGTTGTGTCCTTCTCTTCTATTGAACAAAATCTCTGATTTCAGTCAAATCCATGGTAACCCATGTCGGATTCCCTGTTCAAGGTTTGATTTTTCCAAGTTATCCGGACACCCTTTTGGGATTTCTTCAAAGCCCACATCTCAGATTGTGAAATCGGCCTCTGGAATCCCGCAAGAAGAGAGCCCAGATGGGGAAATTGAAGTGGCTAAAGACAACAGCAAGAATTTGCAACTAGCCATCATCTTTGGTCTCTGGTATATTCAGAACATTGTGTTTAATGTCTACAACAAAAAGGTGCTTAATGTTTTTTCATTTCCATGGCTTCTTGCCTCTTTTCAGCTCCTTTGTGGCTCTATTTGGATGTTGATTCTTTGGGCTATAAGGCCTAATACGTGCCCAAAAATATCAAAGTCTTTCATTGTTGCACTTCTTGGACCTGCACTGTTTCACACAATAGGTCACATTTCGGCATGTGTTTCATTCTCCAAGGTGGCTGTTTCATTCACACATGTTATCAAATCTGCTGAACCTGTCTTTTCCGTGGTGTTTTCATCGTTTCTTGGCGATACATATCCTCTTACAGTTTGGCTGTCGATACTGCCTATTGTTTTTGGTTGCTCTCTGGCTGCTATCACTGAAGTTTCCTTCAATTTTGGTGGCTTATGGGGTGCTATGATAAGCAACGTCGGGTTTGTTCTACGAAACATTTACTCAAAGAGGAGTTTACAGAATTTTAAGGAAGTGAATGGGTTGAATTTATACGGTTGGATTAGTATAATATCGTTTTTTTATCTATTCCCTGTTGCCTGTTTTGTTGAAGGTTCTCAGTGGGTGGCAGGGTATCATAAAGCCCTTGAAgcggttggaaattcatcaaaGTTCTACCTATGGGTTATCTTGTCTGGAGTGTTTTACCATCTTTATAATCAATCATCTTACCAAGCACTTGATGATATTAGTCCACTTACATTCTCAGTGGGGAATACAATGAAGAGAGTGGTGGTGATTATTGCTACAGTCTTGGTTTTCAGAAATCCAGTCAGGCCTCTGAATGCGCTGGGCTCTGCTATTGCAATATTTGGGACTTTCTTGTACTCTCAAGCAACTGCTAAGAAGCCTAAGAAAGAAGCATAA